A section of the Mastomys coucha isolate ucsf_1 unplaced genomic scaffold, UCSF_Mcou_1 pScaffold15, whole genome shotgun sequence genome encodes:
- the LOC116091494 gene encoding guanine nucleotide-binding protein G(s) subunit alpha isoforms XLas-like — translation MGMLNCLHGNNMSGQHDIPPEVGEQPEQEPLEAPGAAAPGAGAGPAEEMETEPEAEPSNNEPVPDETGSEVSGPPEDSKSDIQSPSQAFEEVRVGGDYSPPPEEAMPFETQQPSLGDFWPTLEQPGPSGTLSGLKTFNPAILEPRTPTGASPGPGAYTPPPEEAMPFEFNEPAQGDLSQPPLQVPDLAPGGPEALVPRALPAEPGNLRFEIAGFREDYSPPPEESVPFQVGGEEFGGDSPPPGLPRVIRQIGIGGEFPTAAIPSALCLAPAENAPPLWVRGAIDRPFREAVRSPPNFACDSPPMEITRPLLEIGRASTGVDDDTAVNMDSPPIASDGPPIEVSGAPDKSERTERPPVEREAAEKQRSSITATTMEGKVLSLEKEEGFSTQPEAMDAQPAPAAQAVSTGSDASGAPPDAEMLTDTQSDAEEVGTTPGTSSDIQSDPEEDEEAPAVRDEPDGGAAPVAPATPAESESESESESESESEGVRDPAAEPASEPASEPASEPASEAVPATTAEAASGAAPVTQVEPAAAAVSVTPAKPAARAAPITPTERSTRAILSARAHPAAGAVPGAPAMSASARAAAARAAYAGPLVWGARSLSATPAARASLPARAAAAARAASAARAVAAGRSISAASSRAHLRPPSPEIQVADPPTPRPAPRPTAWPDNYERGRSCCRYEASSGICEIESSSDESEEGATGCFQWLLRRNRRPGLPRSHTIESNPVRKFFTRVFRSCFKVSACARSRSHSPKKVKDQMEERRKQMRKEAVELRERRRADKKRSKIIDKQLEEEKMDYMCTHRLLLLGRKVVPSDTEGRYRPEASASASDRRLDRRGREVSPELLGWALRGSPGSIVRDRGGLGPSGCAPPPRLARLLRLRQLVVDVCWCPFSVFACA, via the exons ATGGGCATGCTCAACTGCCTCCACGGCAATAATATGTCAGGACAACACGATATCCCCCCTGAAGTCGGGGAGCAGCCCGAGCAAGAACCTTTGGAAGCCCCAGGGGCAGCTGCCCCCGGTGCTGGGGCTGGCCCAGCCGAAGAAATGGAGACCGAACCAGAGGCTGAACCGTCTAACAATGAGCCCGTCCCCGACGAGACCGGCAGTGAGGTCAGTGGACCCCCAGAAGACTCAAAATCTGACATCCAGAGCCCCAGCCAGGCCTTCGAGGAAGTCCGAGTGGGTGGAGACTACAGCCCACCTCCAGAGGAAGCCATGCCATTCGAGACACAACAGCCCAGCCTGGGAGATTTCTGGCCCACCCTGGAGCAGCCTGGACCATCTGGAACCCTATCGGGcctcaaaaccttcaacccaGCGATTTTGGAGCCCAGGACCCCCACTGGTGCGAGCCCAGGCCCGGGAGCCTATACCCCCCCACCAGAAGAGGCCATGCCATTTGAGTTCAATGAGCCTGCCCAGGGAGACCTTAGTCAGCCTCCCTTGCAAGTCCCAGACCTTGCTCCAGGAGGTCCGGAAGCATTGGTCCCCAGAGCTCTTCCCGCGGAGCCCGGGAACCTCAGATTTGAAATCGCTGGCTTCCGAGAAGACTACAGCCCTCCCCCTGAAGAATCTGTGCCATTTCAGGTCGGTGGAGAAGAATTCGGGGGCGATAGCCCACCCCCAGGGCTCCCGCGAGTCATCAGACAAATCGGCATTGGAGGCGAGTTCCCGACAGCCGCGATCCCGAGTGCGCTCTGCCTCGCTCCCGCCGAGAACGCGCCTCCCCTCTGGGTCCGAGGCGCCATTGACAGACCATTCCGCGAGGCTGTCAGATCTCCTCCTAACTTCGCCTGCGACAGCCCCCCAATGGAGATCACCAGACCCCTGCTTGAGATTGGCAGAGCCTCCACTGGGGTCGACGACGACACCGCTGTCAATATGGACAGCCCCCCAATCGCAAGTGATGGCCCGCCCATCGAAGTCTCGGGAGCCCCAGATAAGAGCGAGCGCACAGAGAGACCCCCAGTTGAGCGAGAAGCTGCCGAGAAGCAAAGAAGCTCAATCACCGCCACTACAATGGAAGGAAAAGTCCTCTCtctggagaaagaagaaggatttTCCACCCAGCCTGAAGCAATGGATGCCCAGCCAGCCCCTGCTGCCCAAGCCGTCTCTACCGGATCTGATGCCAGCGGAGCTCCTCCGGATGCCGAGATGCTCACAGATACCCAGAGCGATGCCGAAGAAGTCGGGACAACCCCAGGAACGTCTTCAGATATCCAGTCCGATCCTGAGGAAGACGAAGAAGCACCAGCTGTCCGTGACGAGCCTGACGGAGGAGCAGCCCCGGTCGCCCCAGCCACTCCTGCCGAGTCCGAGTCCGAGTCCGAGTCCGAGTCCGAGTCCGAGTCCGAAGGCGTCAGAGATCCAGCCGCCGAGCCAGCCTCCGAGCCAGCCTCCGAGCCAGCCTCCGAGCCAGCCTCCGAGGCAGTCCCTGCCACCACGGCCGAGGCTGCCTCCGGGGCAGCCCCTGTCACCCAGGTGGAGCCCGCAGCCGCTGCAGTCTCTGTCACCCCGGCGAAGCCTGCCGCCCGAGCAGCCCCCATCACCCCTACGGAGCGCTCTACCCGGGCAATCCTCTCAGCTAGAGCCCATCCGGCCGCCGGAGCAGTCCCTGGAGCCCCAGCGATGTCAGCCTCTGCTAGGGCAGCTGCCGCTAGGGCAGCCTATGCAGGTCCACTGGTCTGGGGAGCCAGGTCACTCTCTGCTACTCCCGCCGCTCGGGCATCCCTTCCTGCCCGCGCAGCAGCAGCTGCCCGGGCAGCCTCCGCTGCTCGCGCAGTCGCCGCCGGCCGGTCAATCTCTGCCGCCTCAAGCAGGGCTCATCTTAGACCCCCCAGCCCCGAGATCCAGGTCGCTGACCCGCCTACTCCGCGGCCTGCTCCGCGGCCGACTGCCTGGCCTGACAACTACGAGCGGGGCCGAAGCTGCTGCAGGTACGAGGCATCGTCTGGCATCTGCGAGATCGAGTCCTCAAGTGATGAGTCAGAAGAAGGGGCCACTGGCTGCTTCCAGTGGCTTCTGCGACGAAACCGCCGCCCAGGCCTGCCCCGGAGTCACACGATCGAGAGCAACCCAGTCCGCAAGTTCTTCACCCGAGTCTTCAGAAGCTGCTTCAAGGTGTCTGCGTGCGCGCGATCGCGATCCCACAGTCCCAAGAAGGTTAAAGACCagatggaggagaggagaaaacagaTGCGCAAAGAGGCTGTGGAATTGCGAGAGCGAAGGCGCGCAGATAAGAAGAGGAGCAAGATCATCGACAAGCAACtggaggaggaaaagatggaCTACATGTGTACACACCGCCTTCTGCTTCTAG GGAGAAAAGTGGTGCCGAGCGACACTGAGGGTCGTTACCGGCCGGAGGCCAGCGCCAGCGCCAGCGATCGTAGGCTGGACAGGCGGGGGCGTGAGGTGAGCCCAGAACTGCTGGGGTGGGCCCTTCGGGGCTCCCCCGGCTCGATTGTTCGTGACCGCGGTGGGCTAGGGCCATCGGGGTGCGCGCCCCCGCCTCGCCTGGCACGGCTGCTTCGACTCAGACAGCTTGTTGTTGATGTGTGTTGGTGTCCATTTTCTGTGTTCGCCTGTGCATGA